One stretch of Musicola paradisiaca NCPPB 2511 DNA includes these proteins:
- the fabI gene encoding enoyl-ACP reductase FabI: MGFLNGKRILVTGVASNRSIAYGIAQAMHREGAELAFTYQNDKLKSRVEEFAKEFDSSIVLPCDVAEDASIDALFAELVKVWPNFDGFIHSIAYAPGDQLDGDYVDAVTREGFAVAHDISSYSFVAMAKAARKLLNPNSALVTLSYLGAERAIPNYNVMGLAKASLEANVRYMANAMGRDGIRVNAVSAGPIRTLAASGIKNFKKMLSHCEAVTPIRRVVTIEDVGNAVAFLSSNLAGGISGEILHVDGGFNIAAMNELELGE; encoded by the coding sequence ATGGGTTTTCTTAACGGTAAGCGCATTCTGGTAACGGGCGTCGCCAGCAACCGCTCCATTGCATACGGCATCGCACAAGCAATGCATCGCGAAGGCGCCGAACTGGCGTTTACTTATCAGAACGACAAACTGAAGTCGCGTGTTGAAGAGTTTGCCAAAGAATTTGATTCCAGCATCGTTCTGCCGTGTGATGTTGCGGAAGATGCCAGCATCGACGCGCTGTTCGCTGAACTGGTCAAGGTATGGCCGAATTTTGACGGTTTCATTCACTCCATTGCTTACGCGCCGGGCGATCAGTTGGATGGCGATTATGTTGATGCAGTGACTCGCGAAGGCTTCGCCGTCGCTCACGACATCAGCTCCTACAGCTTCGTCGCCATGGCCAAAGCCGCGCGTAAGTTGCTGAATCCCAACTCGGCGCTGGTTACGCTGTCTTATCTGGGTGCTGAACGCGCCATTCCTAACTACAACGTTATGGGCCTGGCCAAAGCCTCTCTGGAAGCCAACGTGCGTTATATGGCCAACGCCATGGGCCGCGACGGTATTCGCGTCAACGCGGTTTCCGCCGGCCCGATCCGTACTCTGGCGGCTTCCGGCATCAAGAACTTCAAGAAAATGCTGTCACATTGTGAAGCAGTGACCCCCATCCGTCGTGTTGTCACCATTGAAGATGTGGGTAATGCGGTCGCGTTTTTGAGTTCTAACCTGGCGGGCGGCATTTCCGGTGAAATCCTGCACGTTGACGGCGGTTTCAACATCGCCGCGATGAACGAGCTGGAACTGGGCGAGTAA